Proteins found in one Aspergillus puulaauensis MK2 DNA, chromosome 8, nearly complete sequence genomic segment:
- a CDS encoding WD repeat PLAP family protein (BUSCO:EOG09261B3Q;~COG:I;~EggNog:ENOG410PHA6;~InterPro:IPR011989,IPR013535,IPR036322,IPR038122, IPR015943,IPR015155,IPR019775,IPR001680,IPR020472, IPR017986;~PFAM:PF09070,PF00400,PF08324;~go_function: GO:0005515 - protein binding [Evidence IEA]), which translates to MPEFKISAALEGHSDDVRAVAFPNSNAVFSASRDATVRLWKLVSSPPPTYDYTIVSHGSAFINALVYYPPTPEFPEGLVFSGGQDTIIEARQPGKTGNDNADAMLLGHAHTVCALDVCPEGGWVVSGSWDSTARLWRVGKWESEVVLEDHQGSVWAVLAYDKDTIITGCADNIIRIFNTSGKLLKAIKDSRDVVRALCKLPPSHPTGAQFASASNDGVIRLFTLNGDLVAELNGHESFIYSLAALPSGELVSSGEDRTVRVWNGTQCVQTITHPAISVWSVAVCQENGDIATGASDRITRVFTRSSERQASAEVVQQFETAVKESAIPEQQVGKINKEKLPGPEFLQQKSGTKDGQVQMISEANGSVTAHTWSAALGRWESVGTVVDSAGSSGRKTEYLGQDYDYVFDVDVEDGKPPLKLPYNLSQNPYEAATKFIGDNELPMSYLDQVAQFIVQNTQGATIGQSTQDTGSDPWGQDRRYRPGDASAQSGNIPESRPKVLPQKTYLSIKTANLKVICKKLQELNEKLVSEGSKDLSLSPSEVDTVVSLCNELDSTSALKDSPTVEAGVNLLFKVATAWPAANRLPGLDILRLFAAATPVTATADYHGKDLITGIIESGIFNAPLNVNNAMLSVRLFANLFETKAGRELVVSRFDQVITALKTCLANSGASPNRNLTIAVATLYINVAVYSTSEGRNTSSESSERGLVLLEEIQRVLSGEKDSEVVYRSLVALGTLVKESETEVRAAAKEVYDVNAILQTISSSGLGKEPRTKGIISEISEALP; encoded by the exons ATGCCTGAATTCAAGATCTCCGCTGCGTTGGAGGGCCACAGCGATGAT GTTCGCGCCGTGGCCTTTCCCAATTCAAACGCTgttttttctgcttctcgtgACGCCACAGTTCGGCTCTGGAAGCTTGTATCCAGCCCGCCTCCGACGTACGACTATACAATCGTCTCTCATGGTTCAGCATTCATCAACGCCCTAGTATATTACCCCCCGACCCCGGAGTTCCCTGAAGGACTGGTCTTCTCAGGCGGCCAAGACACAATTATTGAAGCCAGACAACCCGGCAAGACAGGGAATGACAATGCGGACGCTATGCTCCTCGGCCACGCACATACAGTCTGTGCATTGGATGTGTGTCCGGAAGGGGGTTGGGTCGTTAGTGGAAGCTGGGATTCCACTGCACGGCTTTGGCGAGTTGGCAAATGGGAATCTGAAGTCGTACTGGAAGATCACCAGGGGAGTGTGTGGGCAGTGCTGGCCTACGACAAGGATACTATAATCACAG GCTGTGCGGACAATATTATTCGGATATTCAATACGTCCGGAAAACTGTTAAAGGCTATCAAAGACTCGCGCGATGTCGTTCGAGCCTTGTGCAAACTCCCGCCCTCTCACCCTACTGGTGCGCAATTTGCCTCTGCAAGCAACGACGGGGTAATCCGTCTATTCACTCTGAATGGTGATCTTGTTGCTGAGCTCAACGGACACGAGAGCTTTATTTATTCCTTGGCCGCCCTGCCATCCGGTGAACTGGTCAGCTCTGGTGAAGATCGCACAGTACGTGTTTGGAACGGCACGCAATGTGTGCAGACCATCACCCACCCTGCTATCTCAGTTTGGAGTGTTGCGGTTTGCCAAGAGAACGGCGATATTGCAACAGGGGCAAGCGATCGCATAACCCGGGTTTTTACCAGGTCATCAGAGAGACAGGCGAGTGCCGAGGTGGTCCAGCAATTCGAAACCGCTGTAAAGGAATCAGCAATCCCCGAACAACAGGTTGGAAAAAtcaacaaggagaagctaCCCGGCCCCGAGTTCCTACAGCAAAAGTCCGGTACCAAGGATGGTCAAGTGCAAATGATCTCTGAGGCAAACGGCAGTGTCACCGCTCATACATGGTCAGCCGCCTTGGGGAGATGGGAATCAGTAGGTACTGTGGTGGATTCTGCCGGCAGTAGCGGAAGGAAAACAGAATACCTGGGTCAGGACTACGACTATgtgtttgatgttgatgtggaGGATGGCAAACCTCCCCTCAAACTCCCATACAATCTCTCCCAGAATCCATATGAAGCCGCGACCAAGTTTATTGGTGACAACGAGCTGCCGATGAGCTATCTCGATCAAGTTGCTCAGTTCATCGTTCAGAATACGCAGGGTGCAACCATCGGCCAGTCCACTCAGGATACTGGTTCCGATCCGTGGGGCCAAGATAGACGCTATCGACCTGGAGATGCTTCTGCCCAGTCGGGGAATATCCCTGAATCACGTCCGAAAGTCCTTCCACAAAAGACCTATCTCTCCATTAAGACAGCCAATCTCAAGGTGATCTGCAAAAAGCTACAGGAACTTAATGAGAAACTTGTCTCTGAGGGATCGAAAGATTTGTCCTTGAGTCCTTCAGAAGTGGATACAGTGGTCTCTTTATGCAATGAGCTGGACTCTACTAGCGCCTTGAAAGACTCGCCAACTGTGGAAGCAGGTGTCAATCTTCTCTTTAAGGTTGCAACAGCTTGGCCAGCGGCGAATAGGTTACCTGGTCTTGACATCCTCCGGCTATTTGCTGCGGCCACTCCGGTGACGGCCACGGCAGACTACCATGGCAAGGACCTGATCACCGGGATTATCGAAAGTGGAATATTCAACGCACCGCTAAATGTCAACAACGCAATGTTGTCGGTCCGATTGTTCGCCAACCTCTTCGAAACTAAAGCTGGCCGCGAACTCGTTGTCAGTCGATTCGACCAGGTCATCACCGCGCTCAAGACATGTCTAGCCAACAGTGGGGCTTCACCAAACCGCAACCTTACTATTGCGGTGGCGACTCTCTACATCAACGTAGCAGTGTATTCCACATCCGAAGGAAGGAATACAAGCTCCGAGTCTAGCGAACGAGGCTTGGTGCTTCTGGAAGAGATCCAACGGGTGCTTTCTGGCGAGAAAGACTCAGAGGTAGTCTATCGCAGCCTTGTTGCTTTGGGAACTTTGGTCAAAGAATCAGAGACTGAGGTCAGGGCTGCTGCTAAAGAGGTCTACGATGTTAATGCGATCCTGCAAACCATCTCAAGCTCCGGACTTGGGAAGGAACCAAGAACCAAGGGCATCATTTCCGAGATCAGTGAGGCTTTGCCGTAG
- a CDS encoding NADHX epimerase (BUSCO:EOG09264GQZ;~COG:G;~EggNog:ENOG410PJKF;~InterPro:IPR036652,IPR032976,IPR004443;~PFAM:PF03853), which produces MIRPALFARRFAFPASIRSYHRSASMALKAISSKDAASLDEDLIGTGGFSLDQLMELAGLSVSQAVYRVHPPSTGKNILVICGPGNNGGDGLVAARHLAHYGYTPSIYYPKEGKKELYSRLKTQLSQLSIPFISSPSDFQSTLGKTSLIIDAIFGFSFGGPLRDPFPEIISAIENAAAPVLAVDAPSSWDIEQGPPKEGPGSGFMPQYLISLTAPKPCVKFYKGRHFVGGRFLTKDIAGKYGLDLPQYQGIDQVVEVGVDAEGRL; this is translated from the exons ATGATCCGTCCCGCACTCTTCGCCCGCCGCTTCGCCTTCCCCGCATCTATAAGGTCCTACCACAGATCCGCAAGTATGGCCCTCAAG gcaatttcctccaaagATGCGGCCTCTCTCGATGAAGACCTCATCGGGACCGGCGGCTTCTCCCTCGACCAATTGATGGAACTCGCCGGCCTCTCTGTATCGCAAGCAG TCTACCGAGTCCACCCCCCAAGCACAGGAAAGAATATCCTTGTCATCTGCGGCCCAGGGAACAACG GAGGCGATGGCCTCGTCGCAGCCCGCCACCTAGCACACTACGGATACACCCCATCAATCTACTACCCAAAAGAAGGCAAAAAGGAGCTCTACAGCCGACTAAAAACGCAACTCTCGCAACTCTCCatccccttcatctcctccccctccgacTTCCAGTCCACCCTAGGGAAAACATCCCTAATCATCGACGCAATTTTCGGCTTCTCGTTCGGCGGGCCCCTCCGCGACCCGTTTCCGGAGATCATCTCGGCAATCGAGAATGCGGCCGCGCCCGTCCTGGCTGTTGATGCGCCGAGTAGTTGGGATATTGAACAGGGTCCGCCCAAGGAGGGACCTGGGAGTGGGTTTATGCCGCAGTATTTGATTAGTCTGACGGCGCCGAAGCCCTGTGTGAAGTTTTACAAGGGGAGGCATTTTGTTGGTGGGAGGTTCTTGACGAAGGATATTGCGGGGAAGTATGGCTTGGATTTACCGCAGTATCAGGGAATTGATCAGGTGGTAGaggttggggttgatgctgagggGAGGCTTTGA
- a CDS encoding uncharacterized protein (COG:E;~EggNog:ENOG410QDGZ;~MEROPS:MER0033183): MTGNTDTRYYLNLTRNVYRWTPAVGRGLDNIHTVDERVSIFDHLNVVKFYYDFIRNFDVADV, encoded by the exons ATGACTGGAAATACAGACACGAGATACTATTTGA ACCTTACCCGCAATGTTTATAGGTGGACGCCAGCTGTCGGCCGCGGACTTGATAACATCCACACCGTTGATGAGCGTGTGAGCATTTTTGACCACCTGAATGTTGTCAAGTTCTATTATGACTTTATCCGTAACTTTGATGTGGCGGATGTATGA
- a CDS encoding uncharacterized protein (COG:E;~EggNog:ENOG410PHSC;~InterPro:IPR002933;~MEROPS:MER0001269;~PFAM:PF01546;~SECRETED:SignalP(1-17);~go_function: GO:0016787 - hydrolase activity [Evidence IEA]): protein MVPPRLLLLANIASTSAFVLPFFGQTPMTVGNLDSDFKCDLPPVLDPAGDGLPSATSLFSSDEALERQVKRHQAIVRVPSVSYDNLGEIGEDERWKPFYELLPVIQKTYPTLHKRAKLEKINTFGLLYTLEGSDPSLKPTVLLAHQDVVPVADESTWTYPPFEAHFDGEYIWGRGASDDKNSLTGILSAIEGLLSESDWEPRRTVILAFGFDEEVGLNQGAGQISKVLHERYGDDSAAIILDEGGFGSQPLDGDTVYVHPAITEKGNINLFFELRAKGGHSSVPLPHTGIGIISEIVVALE from the exons ATGGTGCCTCCACGACTACTGCTCCTGGCCAACATCGCCAGCACCTCGGCGTTCGTACTGCCTTTTTTCGGCCAAACGCCGATGACAGTTGGGAATCTCGATTCTGACTTTAAATGCGATCTACCGCCGGTTCTCGATCCAGCTGGCGATGGGCTACCGTCGGCAACGAGCCTATTCTCTTCAGACGAGGCATTGGAACGGCAGGTGAAACGCCATCAGGCAATTGTGCGGGTCCCGTCTGTCTCCTACGATAATCTGGGCGAAATCGGCGAGGATGAGCGGTGGAAGCCGTTCTACGAGCTCCTTCCAGTTATTCAAAAGACATATCCTACACT GCATAAGCGGGCCAAGCTGGAAAAGATCAATACCTTTGGACTGCTTTATACGTTGGAAGGCTCTGATCCCTCTCTGAAGCCTACTGTCCTCCTCGCTCACCAGGATGTGGTCCCTGTTGCCGATGAATCCACATGGACGTATCCGCCTTTCGAAGCCCACTTTGACGGTGAGTACATCTGGGGCAGAGGTGCATCCGACGACAAAAACAGCCTCACGGGCATTTTATCTGCTATCGAGGGCCTCCTCTCGGAATCTGACTGGGAACCTCGACGAACTGTAATCCTGGCCTTCGGGTTCGACGAGGAAGTCGGCCTCAACCAAGGCGCTGGGCAGATCAGCAAGGTACTCCACGAGAGATACGGCGACGACAGTGCCGCCATTATCCTTGATGAGGGCGGGTTTGGCTCGCAACCGCTTGATGGAGACACCGTATATGTGCATCCCGCGATTACAGAGAAGGGCAATATTAATCTCTTCTTCGAGCTCCGTGCCAAGGGCGGCCACAGTTCTGTTCCCCTGCCGCATACGGGCATTGGCATTATCTCTGAGATTGTTGTCGCTCTTGAGTAG
- a CDS encoding OPT family oligopeptide transporter (COG:T;~EggNog:ENOG410PFII;~InterPro:IPR004813;~PFAM:PF03169;~TransMembrane:6 (o73-92i99-119o178-201i237-253o312-335i409-427o);~go_process: GO:0055085 - transmembrane transport [Evidence IEA]): MAPQQEPQELPTEKVQSPDVKDLGSVNKREIDSSDESQYDFESAEFKNIPELVRTVVSFEDDPSLPVLTFRSILLSAIFCAIGSIVSQLSYFRTTYAPFPVFFVILASDPLGRFLARILPAYKVPLGRFSFSLNPGPWSTKEHAIVGIAANAGSQGQWATFLPTNAALYYDITMNPAVALFFGWGSSLLGFAFAAMVRSLLIDDPEFMFPLSLQQVTLYRSMDTRNRSEQKRARDQMKMFWILLLATFVWQFLPEYLFPFVASLAPLCWFASRNHAVNFIGAGRGGMGLLNITLNWSNITSTVVTYPYSVQVIIFLAFVLTCWILIPIAYFGNLWGSPTYDIMSNEVFQKNGSSYPLNDLIYIDSNGMQHVNETRYEEVGLAYSGAQYTWQIFMVESIFHTPRSSADKSAVDGLVYVFLYLVCSVFGP; this comes from the exons atgGCTCCGCAGCAAGAACCACAGGAGCTCCCTACTGAGAAAGTGCAGTCGCCAGATGTTAAGGACCTGGGATCAGTTAACAAGAGAGAGATCGACTCTTCCGACGAGTCTCAATATGATTTTGAATCCGCCGAGTTCAAGAACATCCCCGAGTTGGTGCGGACTGTCGTCAGCTTCGAGGACGACCCTTCGCTGCCAGTCCTGACTTTCCGTTCGATACTCCTCTCAGCGATATTCTGCGCCATCGGTAGTATTGTTTCTCAGCTGTCCTA CTTCCGCACGACCTATGCGCCTTTCCCAGTATTCTTTGTGATTCTGGCATCCGATCCTCTTGGTCGCTTTCTCGCACGCATTCTGCCAGCCTACAAGGTACCGTTGGGGAGATTCTCATTCTCTCTGAACCCGGGGCCATGGTCAACCAAGGAGCACGCAATTGTTGGTATTGCCGCAAATGCTGGGAGTCAGGGTCAATGGGCTA CGTTTCTGCCCACAAACGCTGCCTTGTACTATGATATAACCATGAATCCAGCAGTCGCCTTGTTCTTTGGATGG GGTTCTTCTTTGCTCGGTTTTGCATTTGCTGCAATGG TCCGGTCACTCCTGATAGATGACCCTGAGTTCATGTTCCCTCTGTCCTTGCAACAGGTGACGCTCTACCGGAGTATGGATACTAGAAACAGATCCGAGCAGAAAAGGGCCAGGGATCAGATGAAG ATGTTCTGGATTCTGCTCCTGGCGACGTTTGTGTGGCAGTTCCTCCCAGAATATCTCTTCCCCTTCGTGGCATCTCTGGCTCCGCTGTGCTGGTTTGCAAGCCGCAACCATGCAGTCAACTTCATCGGAGCCGGGCGTGGAGGCATGGGACTGCTAAACATAACCCTCAATTGGTCCAATATCACTTCGACCGTTGTCACGTACCCATACAGTGTGCAAGTCATTATCTTCCTAGCATTCGTGTTGACG TGTTGGATCCTAATTCCTATTGCGTATTTTGGAAATCTTTGGGGGTCGCCGACTTACGATATCATGTCTAATGAAGTATTCCAAAAGAACGGGTCGTCGTATCCGTTGAATGATCTAA TCTACATTGATTCTAACGGCATGCAACATGTCAACGAGACCAGGTACGAGGAAGTAGGGCTTGCCTACTCAGGGGCTCAATATACATGGCAGATCTTCATGGTAGAGTCCATCTTCCATACTCCTCGCTCGTCTGCTGACAAGTCCGCAGTGGATGGCCTCGTATATGTCTTCCTATATTTGGTGTGCTCTGTTTTTGGGCCCTAA
- a CDS encoding uncharacterized protein (COG:T;~EggNog:ENOG410PFII;~InterPro:IPR004813;~TransMembrane:5 (i21-42o48-68i205-224o244-269i281-303o);~go_process: GO:0055085 - transmembrane transport [Evidence IEA]): MESQEAVQCLSSRQIEYDREWAALALVPFFMLLGIVVSKAIYMPIWTYFIALGFGAAAMLPMSFVYALSGFSVKVGFFNELIYGYMIDAKGSSRHPLGQLAYRIISGNVWYDARIVLEDQKIGHYLHIPPRQVIGIQIIANLLALPINYGVMRWVVASKFDYVSGRKPDPLGQWTGQEFQSYNTAGIQFALVGPRKLFASPFFKPILWGFLAGAVAPLLMWVLHKKFPRARFDLWNTTIFFASAAVFYGNLSTGPFTTFLVGTFTNFFLYRYRRVFWNKWAYISGAALDTGFNANLLFIFIFLGTTGAKMVHWWGNNADSIERCFAL, encoded by the exons ATGGAAAGCCAGGAAGCAGTCCAGTGCCTATCATCAAGACAGATTGAG TATGACAGGGAGTGGGCTGCACTCGCTCTAGTGCCATTTTTTATGCTTCTTGGGATAGTCGTCTCCAAGGCCATCTACATGCCCATCTGGACGTATTTTATCGCGCTCGGATTCGGTGCTGCGGCAATGTTGCCAATGAGCTTTGTGTATGCCCTGTCTGGCTTCTCCGTCAAAGTCGGTTTCTTTAACGAACTTATATATGGAT ATATGATTGACGCCAAGGGCTCATCCCGACACCCTTTGGGCCAACTTGCTTATCGAATTATCTCTGGCAACGTATGGTACGACGCGAGAATTGTGCTAGAGGATCAAAAG ATCGGCCACTACCTGCACATCCCACCGCGCCAAGTCATCGGAATCCAAATAATAGCCAACCTGCTCGCCCTGCCCATAAACTACGGCGTGATGCGGTGGGTCGTCGCCAGCAAATTCGACTACGTCAGCGGCCGCAAGCCCGACCCCCTAGGCCAATGGACAGGACAAGAATTCCAATCCTACAACACAGCAGGAATCCAGTTCGCGCTCGTCGGGCCCCGGAAACTCTTcgcctcgcccttcttcaagCCCATCCTATGGGGCTTTCTCGCGGGTGCAGTCGCCCCGCTCCTGATGTGGGTGCTGCACAAGAAATTCCCCCGCGCGCGGTTCGATCTGTGGAATACAACGATCTTCTTTGCCTCTGCCGCAGTCTTCTACGGGAATCTGAGTACCGGCCCATTTACGACGTTTCTCGTGGGCACGTTCACGAACTTCTTCCTGTATCGGTATCGGCGGGTGTTTTGGAATAAGTGGGCTTATATCAGTGGGGCGGCGCTGGATACGGGGTTTAATGCTAATCTGCtgtttatctttatctttttGGGGACGACCGGGGCGAAGATGGTGCATTGGTGGGGGAATAATGCTGATAGTATTGAGAGGTGTTTTGCGCTGTAG
- the MRPS16 gene encoding mitochondrial 37S ribosomal protein bS16m (BUSCO:EOG092652YI;~COG:J;~EggNog:ENOG410PQME;~InterPro:IPR023803,IPR000307;~PFAM:PF00886;~go_component: GO:0005840 - ribosome [Evidence IEA];~go_function: GO:0003735 - structural constituent of ribosome [Evidence IEA];~go_process: GO:0006412 - translation [Evidence IEA]): protein MVVRIRLSRFGNKHQPFYNIVVAQARSARNSKPLEVIGTLNPVPQRPTNLSDEEAARARAYKEISLDRSRAKYWLGVGAQPSDSVWRLLNLAGLVQQKQEPPKST, encoded by the exons ATGGTCGTCCGCATTCGCCTATCCCGGTTCGGGAACAAACACCAGCCGTTTTATAACATTGTCGTCGCCCAAGCGAG ATCAGCCCGCAACTCAAAGCCCCTGGAGGTGATCGGGACGCTGAACCCGGTGCCGCAACGACCCACGAATCTatccgacgaggaggccgcgCGCGCGAGAGCATACAAGGAGATCTCGCTTGATCGGTCCCGAGCGAAGTACTGGCTTGGTGTGGGTGCGCAGCCGAGTGATTCGGTTTGGCGGTTATTGAACTTG GCTGGCCTTGTTCAACAGAAGCAGGAACCTCCCAAGTCAACATGA
- the WHI3 gene encoding RNA-binding protein (COG:A;~EggNog:ENOG410QDTE;~InterPro:IPR000504,IPR012677,IPR035979;~PFAM:PF00076;~go_function: GO:0003676 - nucleic acid binding [Evidence IEA]) gives MTGTSNQSNRTSPRSYSTSQRTPSASSSGASPPHQPLSSFQAPSTAQNAMSTDVYHSASQAANSLGPDFSSYSFSPLSPSSSFDNVSQNTSSFDTVSSAAMRLGESDRSAQSLNGFIRQADVVGGGAILMRKLPKNTSREALRSMFLFSNELLDADFVHSDLPEDKGFLSAIARFSSLSAAEEARALLDGKPNSKNDATMVVDIYNNGPSAPFIPRRNTIDHSASRLLGNGPSTRQSRFNGTFQTMEKLSSANPTGSSANESLPPSSEANSRLHNIFAPQSPIGNGIPEFPRISGKSMIDQDIDEDTGELLKDPVGYAENGHTGSVSVPRRSTNPQIPTSHFANLSLTTNITSPPVQNYTPGGSSHMNVSTPSSAYPQAVNGTVANPAFPYGSQHTARHSFPAANPNDMNPPCNTLYVGNLPPDTQEEELKALFSKQRGYKRLCFRNKQNGPMCFVEFEDVRTAGKTLNELYGYKLSNSIKTGIRLSFSKNPLGVRSGQQGSMSSSSSLAAQGAMQGNTGASGISSHMFSTVSGPPPGLSTPPGLMPPMGLRNNGVVHPSGYSHGHVPMNGMNGINGSFNPNPGLGIRGNPLNQAMMPPQPLHNGAANGGNIGQRSGNATPNYPDYMMGR, from the coding sequence ATGACTGGCACTTCGAACCAGTCCAACCGTACAAGTCCGCGGTCCTATAGCACCTCTCAGCGCACGccctcagcttcatcgtcggGCGCGTCACCTCCCCACCAGccgctttcttctttccaggcgCCCTCGACGGCCCAGAATGCGATGTCGACCGACGTGTATCACTCAGCGTCGCAGGCTGCGAACTCTCTAGGCCCCGATTTCTCGTCCTATTCCTTCTCGCCACTCagcccctcctcttccttcgaTAACGTCTCTCAAAATACTTCCTCGTTCGATACTGTGTCATCCGCTGCCATGCGCCTCGGTGAATCGGATCGGTCGGCGCAGAGCCTCAACGGCTTCATCCGGCAAGCCGATGTGGTGGGCGGCGGCGCGATCTTGATGCGAAAGCTTCCCAAGAATACGAGTCGCGAGGCCTTGCGCAGCATGTTTCTATTCTCCAACGAACTGTTGGATGCTGATTTCGTACATTCCGACCTTCCAGAGGACAAAGGGTTCCTAAGTGCGATCGCGCGCTTCAGCAGCCTGTCGGCAGCGGAAGAGGCGCGAGCGCTGCTCGATGGCAAGCCCAACTCGAAGAACGACGCCACCATGGTAGTCGACATTTACAACAATGGCCCATCAGCCCCATTCATCCCTCGGCGCAATACAATTGATCACTCCGCCAGCCGCCTGCTAGGCAACGGACCATCGACGCGACAGTCGCGCTTCAATGGTACCTTCCAAACAATGGAGAAGTTGTCATCAGCCAATCCAACCGGCTCTTCCGCCAACGAGTCCCTTCCGCCGTCTTCCGAGGCCAACTCACGCCTCCATAATATTTTCGCTCCTCAGTCGCCGATCGGCAATGGCATCCCTGAGTTCCCACGCATAAGCGGCAAGTCCATGATTGATCAAGATATCGATGAGGATACCGGTGAGCTGCTGAAGGATCCGGTCGGTTACGCTGAAAATGGACACACTGGGTCCGTCTCAGTCCCGCGACGATCTACCAATCCCCAGATTCCCACCAGCCACTTCGCCAACCTGTCACTGACAACAAACATCACGTCCCCGCCAGTGCAAAACTACACCCCTGGTGGTTCCTCGCACATGAACGTTTCAACCCCATCCTCGGCCTATCCTCAGGCTGTGAATGGGACCGTGGCCAATCCTGCGTTTCCCTACGGCTCCCAGCATACAGCCCGGCACAGTTTCCCGGCTGCCAACCCGAACGATATGAACCCACCTTGTAACACGCTGTATGTGGGCAACCTCCCACCAGACACCcaagaggaggaactcaAAGCTCTATTCTCGAAACAGCGTGGTTACAAGCGCCTCTGTTTCCGGAACAAGCAAAACGGGCCCATGTGCTTTGTGGAGTTTGAAGATGTACGCACCGCTGGCAAGACTCTCAACGAACTATATGGCTACAAACTCTCCAATAGTATCAAAACGGGAATACGtttgagcttctcgaagAACCCGCTTGGTGTTCGCTCAGGACAACAAGGCTCTATGAGTTCGTCTAGTTCTCTCGCCGCGCAAGGTGCTATGCAAGGAAACACTGGCGCTAGTGGGATATCGAGCCATATGTTCTCGACGGTCAGCGGACCACCTCCTGGTTTGTCCACACCGCCCGGCTTGATGCCTCCGATGGGGCTTAGGAACAACGGTGTTGTGCATCCCTCCGGCTATTCTCATGGACATGTACCTATGAACGGGATGAACGGAATAAACGGTTCATTCAACCCCAACCCGGGTTTGGGAATCCGAGGAAATCCCCTTAACCAGGCGATGATGCCACCTCAACCCTTGCACAACGGTGCAGCGAATGGCGGTAATATTGGACAACGCTCAGGCAACGCTACCCCGAATTATCCCGATTACATGATGGGGCGCTAG